The following proteins are co-located in the Malus sylvestris chromosome 13, drMalSylv7.2, whole genome shotgun sequence genome:
- the LOC126595665 gene encoding AT-hook motif nuclear-localized protein 20-like isoform X2, which translates to MDPVVTNSPTLSKQRELEISINETNSGRSSGRDDDDDRDHDEPKEGAVEIGSRRPRGRPPGSKNKPKPPIFVTRDSPNSLRSHVMEVAGGADVAESVAQFARRRQRGVCVLSGSGSVANVTLRQPAAPGAVVALHGRFEILSLSGAFLPGPAPPGSTGLTVYLAGGQGQVVGGSVVGSLVAAGPVMVVAATFANATYERLPLEEDEEGGGRHNNGGSPTGGGSSGAQLGGGGHHQQQQLPDPSSGLPNIYSHHLPPNLIPNGGHGHLGHEAYANWAHSRPPF; encoded by the exons ATGGACCCGGTAGTCACCAATTCGCCAACTCTGAGCAAGCAGCGGGAGCTCGAAATTTCCATAAACGAAACCAACAGCGGTAGAAGCAGTGGCAGAGACGATGATGACGACAGAGACCACGATGAGCCCAAAGAAGGCGCAGTCGAGATTGGATCCCGCAGGCCAAGAGGTCGCCCTCCAGGATCCAAAAACAAGCCCAAACCCCCCATCTTCGTCACCCGGGACAGCCCCAACTCCCTCCGTAGTCACGTCATGGAGGTTGCCGGCGGCGCTGACGTGGCGGAGAGCGTGGCGCAGTTCGCCAGGAGGCGGCAGAGAGGCGTGTGTGTTCTCAGCGGGAGTGGCTCGGTCGCCAACGTAACCCTCAGACAACCTGCGGCTCCAGGAGCTGTGGTGGCGCTTCACGGGAGGTTTGAAATTTTGTCTCTGAGTGGGGCGTTCCTTCCCGGTCCTGCCCCTCCCGGGTCTACTGGGCTGACGGTTTATTTAGCCGGTGGGCAGGGGCAGGTGGTTGGAGGAAGTGTGGTGGGGTCACTAGTGGCGGCAGGCCCAGTGATGGTGGTGGCAGCAACATTTGCAAATGCTACTTATGAGAGGCTGCCTCttgaggaggatgaggagggTGGAGgaa ggcatAATAATGGAGGTTCCCCAACTGGTGGTGGGAGCAGTGGAGCCCAATTGGGGGGTGGGGGGCATCATCAGCAGCAGCAACTTCCTGATCCTTCATCTGGACTTCCCAATATTTACAGTCATCATCTGCCTCCAAATCTGATCCCCAATGGTGGCCATGGACATCTTGGGCATGAGGCTTATGCTAATTGGGCGCATTCAAGACCACCTTTCTAA
- the LOC126595665 gene encoding AT-hook motif nuclear-localized protein 20-like isoform X1: protein MDPVVTNSPTLSKQRELEISINETNSGRSSGRDDDDDRDHDEPKEGAVEIGSRRPRGRPPGSKNKPKPPIFVTRDSPNSLRSHVMEVAGGADVAESVAQFARRRQRGVCVLSGSGSVANVTLRQPAAPGAVVALHGRFEILSLSGAFLPGPAPPGSTGLTVYLAGGQGQVVGGSVVGSLVAAGPVMVVAATFANATYERLPLEEDEEGGGSGGGGGGGGGGGHNNGGSPTGGGSSGAQLGGGGHHQQQQLPDPSSGLPNIYSHHLPPNLIPNGGHGHLGHEAYANWAHSRPPF from the coding sequence ATGGACCCGGTAGTCACCAATTCGCCAACTCTGAGCAAGCAGCGGGAGCTCGAAATTTCCATAAACGAAACCAACAGCGGTAGAAGCAGTGGCAGAGACGATGATGACGACAGAGACCACGATGAGCCCAAAGAAGGCGCAGTCGAGATTGGATCCCGCAGGCCAAGAGGTCGCCCTCCAGGATCCAAAAACAAGCCCAAACCCCCCATCTTCGTCACCCGGGACAGCCCCAACTCCCTCCGTAGTCACGTCATGGAGGTTGCCGGCGGCGCTGACGTGGCGGAGAGCGTGGCGCAGTTCGCCAGGAGGCGGCAGAGAGGCGTGTGTGTTCTCAGCGGGAGTGGCTCGGTCGCCAACGTAACCCTCAGACAACCTGCGGCTCCAGGAGCTGTGGTGGCGCTTCACGGGAGGTTTGAAATTTTGTCTCTGAGTGGGGCGTTCCTTCCCGGTCCTGCCCCTCCCGGGTCTACTGGGCTGACGGTTTATTTAGCCGGTGGGCAGGGGCAGGTGGTTGGAGGAAGTGTGGTGGGGTCACTAGTGGCGGCAGGCCCAGTGATGGTGGTGGCAGCAACATTTGCAAATGCTACTTATGAGAGGCTGCCTCttgaggaggatgaggagggTGGAGgaagtggaggaggaggaggaggaggaggaggaggagggcatAATAATGGAGGTTCCCCAACTGGTGGTGGGAGCAGTGGAGCCCAATTGGGGGGTGGGGGGCATCATCAGCAGCAGCAACTTCCTGATCCTTCATCTGGACTTCCCAATATTTACAGTCATCATCTGCCTCCAAATCTGATCCCCAATGGTGGCCATGGACATCTTGGGCATGAGGCTTATGCTAATTGGGCGCATTCAAGACCACCTTTCTAA